In Bacillus sp. Marseille-Q1617, a genomic segment contains:
- a CDS encoding GNAT family N-acetyltransferase, giving the protein MKLKKTYNATEVKTTKGNLIIEGPIHAEELARLDFHEDLVAFRPPAQQHKALVEIAGLPEGRIIIARDNHTIVGYVTYLYPDPLERWSQGKMENLIELGAIEVIPKYRGASVGKHLLKVSMMDDNMEDFIVITTEYYWHWDLKGTGLNVWEYRKIMEKMMNAGGLEYYATDDPEISSHPANCLMARIGKRVDSESIQRFDQLRFMNRFMY; this is encoded by the coding sequence ATGAAATTGAAGAAAACCTATAATGCAACTGAGGTAAAGACAACAAAAGGAAACTTGATCATTGAAGGGCCTATTCATGCAGAGGAACTGGCACGTCTTGATTTTCATGAAGATTTGGTCGCTTTCAGACCTCCTGCACAGCAGCATAAAGCTCTTGTCGAGATTGCCGGTTTGCCTGAAGGAAGGATTATAATCGCAAGGGATAATCATACGATTGTAGGCTATGTTACATATCTATATCCAGATCCTCTTGAACGTTGGTCTCAAGGGAAAATGGAGAATTTGATCGAGCTCGGTGCAATTGAAGTCATTCCAAAGTATCGCGGTGCCTCAGTCGGAAAGCACCTGTTAAAAGTATCAATGATGGATGACAATATGGAAGACTTCATTGTCATTACAACCGAATATTACTGGCATTGGGACCTGAAAGGAACGGGGCTGAATGTTTGGGAGTACCGCAAAATCATGGAGAAGATGATGAATGCGGGAGGGCTGGAATATTACGCGACCGATGACCCTGAAATCAGTTCCCACCCAGCCAACTGCCTGATGGCGAGAATCGGAAAAAGGGTCGACTCCGAATCCATCCAGAGATTCGATCAGCTTCGATTCATGAACCGTTTTATGTATTAA
- the acsA gene encoding acetate--CoA ligase, protein MKVEALPVTKGNYNLESYENTYDSFDWKEVEKEFSWHETGRVNLAYEAIDRHAESFRKNKVALYYRDPERDEKYTFTDMKKLSNKAGNVLKQYGDVEKGDRVFIFMPRSPELYFSVLGAVKLGAIVGPLFEAFMEGAVRDRLEDSEAKVLITTPELLDRVPVSELPHLKHVFLIGDNVQEDDVHVDFNAKFKEASDKLAVEWVDRNDGLILHYTSGSTGKPKGVLHVHNAMLQHYQTSKWVLDLQEEDVYWCTADPGWVTGTSYGIFGPWLTGTSNVIVGGRFKPENWYKTIEDYGVTVWYSAPTAFRMLMGAGDEVVKQFDLSSLRHILSVGEPLNPEVVRWGMKVFNLRIHDTWWMTETGGQLICNYPCMEIKPGSMGKPFPGVKAAIVDDQGNELPPNRMGNLAIKKGWPSMMSQIWNNPQKYESYFMPGDWYVSGDSAYMDEEGYFWFQGRVDDVIMTSGERVGPFEVESKLVEHPAVAEAGVIGKPDPVRGEIIKAFIALRDGYEVTDELKEDIRQFVKKGLAAHAAPREIEFREKLPKTRSGKIMRRVLKAWELDLPTGDLSTMED, encoded by the coding sequence ATGAAAGTGGAAGCGTTACCAGTCACGAAGGGGAACTATAATCTTGAAAGCTATGAAAATACTTATGATTCTTTTGATTGGAAGGAAGTTGAAAAAGAATTTTCATGGCATGAGACAGGACGGGTAAATTTAGCGTATGAAGCGATTGACCGTCATGCAGAATCATTCAGAAAAAATAAAGTTGCCCTTTATTATCGGGATCCTGAACGTGATGAAAAATACACGTTCACTGATATGAAGAAATTATCCAATAAAGCAGGAAACGTCCTGAAACAATACGGTGATGTGGAAAAAGGGGACCGTGTGTTCATCTTTATGCCAAGATCACCCGAGCTGTATTTCTCCGTTCTCGGAGCAGTGAAGCTGGGCGCCATTGTCGGTCCTTTATTCGAAGCATTCATGGAGGGCGCTGTACGGGACCGCCTGGAGGACAGCGAAGCAAAGGTTCTCATCACGACTCCTGAACTGCTGGACCGTGTTCCTGTCAGTGAACTGCCTCATCTCAAACATGTATTCCTTATCGGGGATAACGTGCAGGAAGATGATGTACATGTTGATTTCAATGCAAAATTCAAAGAAGCAAGTGATAAGCTTGCAGTCGAGTGGGTGGACCGGAATGACGGTCTGATCCTGCATTACACGTCCGGCTCGACAGGAAAGCCTAAGGGAGTGCTGCATGTTCATAATGCAATGCTTCAGCACTACCAGACATCTAAATGGGTGCTGGATCTGCAGGAAGAAGATGTATACTGGTGTACGGCGGACCCTGGCTGGGTGACGGGTACTTCATACGGAATCTTCGGCCCATGGCTGACAGGTACTTCAAACGTCATTGTAGGAGGGCGCTTCAAGCCTGAAAATTGGTATAAAACGATAGAAGATTACGGGGTGACCGTATGGTACAGTGCACCGACCGCTTTCAGGATGCTGATGGGTGCCGGCGATGAGGTCGTGAAACAGTTCGATCTAAGTTCCCTTCGCCATATCCTGAGTGTGGGAGAACCCCTTAACCCTGAAGTGGTGCGCTGGGGGATGAAGGTCTTCAACCTGCGCATACATGATACGTGGTGGATGACGGAAACGGGAGGACAGTTGATCTGTAACTATCCTTGCATGGAAATCAAGCCGGGATCAATGGGTAAACCTTTCCCGGGAGTGAAGGCTGCGATCGTCGATGATCAGGGGAATGAGCTCCCTCCGAACCGAATGGGGAACCTGGCTATCAAAAAAGGCTGGCCATCCATGATGAGCCAGATCTGGAACAATCCGCAGAAGTACGAGTCTTACTTCATGCCGGGTGATTGGTATGTATCAGGGGACTCAGCGTATATGGACGAAGAAGGCTACTTCTGGTTCCAGGGCCGTGTGGACGATGTCATCATGACATCCGGTGAACGCGTAGGCCCGTTCGAGGTGGAGAGCAAGCTTGTTGAACACCCTGCAGTCGCAGAAGCCGGTGTCATCGGTAAACCTGACCCTGTACGCGGTGAAATCATCAAGGCCTTCATAGCACTTCGTGACGGCTACGAAGTGACAGATGAGCTGAAAGAAGATATCCGCCAATTTGTCAAAAAAGGATTGGCTGCGCACGCCGCTCCACGTGAAATCGAATTCCGTGAAAAACTTCCAAAGACCCGAAGCGGTAAAATCATGCGCCGTGTCTTGAAAGCATGGGAGCTGGATTTACCTACTGGTGATTTAAGTACGATGGAAGATTAA
- a CDS encoding transglycosylase domain-containing protein translates to MRETWNKLLEKLDPVIRFFTNTGVQKRARITYGVFWNLALITIVVLVLGTAFAGGVGAGYFASLVKEEPIRSYDQMKKDIYNYEETSQLYFADDVYLGKLRTDLEREEVKLEDVSEHLRNAVIATEDEYFKEHNGVVPKAIMRAVLQEFTNSSTQSGGSTLTQQLIKNQILTNEVSFERKAKEILLALRLERFFEKDEILEAYLNVATLGRNSSGRNIGGVQSAAQGIFGVDAKDLTLPQSAFIAGLPQAPFSYTPFMNNGELKENLEPGMSRKNTVLYRMHREGYITDKEYEDAVAYDLTKDFIEPKASPSENYPWLTAELESRAIDIMTGVLAEKDGYSKQDLENNDELEEKYHTLADRNVRQSGYEIHSTIDKKIYDQMQKTKNAYDMYGPSKTVTTTDPETGEEVQVEEPVQVGAIMIENKTGRIISFIGGRDFKLEQLNHATSSYRSNGSTMKPLLAYAPALEYGYISPGSPLPDVGVNINGWTPENYSLKERGLFPARFALAESLNLTAVRTYANIYDRNPFNEFLMKMDFAKLGRVDNNLSLALGATTQGVTVEENVNAYSTFANGGKFVDAYMIDKIVDQDGNIVFEHKSEPVEVYSPQTAYLTIDMMRDTLDHSLGTGRYAKRFLNFSSDWAGKSGTSQDYKDHWFVASNPSITFGTWFGYDTPSDLNTAASRAQYGHYGLRNIRLWSFLLNDTRDLAPNLIDPEGSFKEPGGIVRRSFCSISGLLPSEACTKAGLVKSDLFNAKFVPTKTDDSLLMSRYVMVNGKKYLALPNTPEEFSQPGVILNPDFVKNVFGKVPGDASKLIPQEDERFKNVLIAENKISDDGAAPGTVKASVNGNKITWTSSGSGDVVGYRVYSKSGSKVGSVKSGDNYSVSVGNGEYFVKAVDVAGKESSPSNTVQVGKPEPKPEKPKPEPKPPGGDKPTDPKPPEPDKPEPPPADGGGDGGGDGGGDGGTTPEPPGDDEPTDPKPPEEGTE, encoded by the coding sequence ATGAGAGAAACATGGAACAAATTACTTGAAAAATTAGATCCTGTCATCAGGTTCTTTACAAATACCGGAGTTCAAAAACGAGCAAGAATTACATACGGAGTATTTTGGAACCTTGCCCTGATCACCATTGTTGTATTGGTACTCGGGACGGCTTTCGCAGGGGGCGTGGGGGCCGGTTATTTCGCATCGCTGGTCAAGGAAGAGCCGATTCGTTCTTACGACCAAATGAAAAAGGACATTTACAATTACGAAGAAACCTCGCAGCTTTATTTTGCCGACGATGTCTATCTTGGAAAATTAAGGACAGATCTTGAACGTGAAGAAGTGAAACTGGAAGATGTGTCGGAGCATCTGCGAAATGCCGTCATCGCCACAGAAGATGAGTATTTCAAAGAGCACAATGGAGTGGTTCCGAAAGCGATCATGCGTGCAGTGCTGCAGGAATTCACCAACTCTTCCACTCAATCAGGCGGAAGCACGCTCACACAGCAGCTCATCAAGAACCAGATCCTGACCAATGAAGTATCCTTCGAAAGAAAAGCTAAAGAAATCCTTCTAGCCCTGCGGCTGGAAAGATTCTTTGAAAAGGACGAGATCCTCGAAGCCTATCTCAACGTTGCAACATTGGGAAGAAATTCATCAGGCCGTAATATCGGCGGAGTCCAATCTGCTGCCCAGGGAATTTTTGGCGTGGATGCAAAAGACCTGACCCTTCCACAGTCAGCATTCATAGCCGGGCTGCCCCAGGCTCCTTTCAGTTACACGCCATTCATGAATAATGGAGAACTGAAAGAGAACCTCGAGCCGGGTATGTCACGTAAAAACACCGTCCTATACAGGATGCATAGAGAAGGTTATATCACGGACAAGGAATATGAAGACGCAGTAGCCTACGATCTAACAAAGGATTTCATTGAGCCGAAAGCTTCTCCAAGCGAAAACTACCCTTGGCTGACAGCCGAACTTGAAAGCAGGGCCATCGACATCATGACGGGTGTTCTTGCCGAGAAAGACGGTTATTCGAAGCAGGACCTTGAAAATAATGATGAATTGGAAGAGAAATACCACACACTGGCTGACCGCAATGTCCGTCAAAGCGGGTATGAAATCCATTCCACCATCGATAAAAAAATCTATGATCAAATGCAGAAAACAAAAAATGCTTATGACATGTACGGTCCTTCAAAAACCGTCACAACAACCGACCCTGAAACCGGTGAAGAAGTCCAAGTTGAAGAACCGGTTCAAGTCGGCGCCATCATGATAGAAAACAAGACTGGAAGAATCATAAGTTTCATCGGGGGCCGTGATTTCAAACTCGAGCAGTTGAATCACGCAACATCCTCCTACCGCTCGAATGGTTCGACAATGAAGCCGCTTCTTGCATACGCACCTGCATTGGAGTATGGCTACATTTCACCGGGTTCGCCCCTGCCTGATGTCGGGGTGAATATCAATGGATGGACACCGGAAAACTACTCATTGAAGGAACGGGGACTATTCCCTGCACGATTTGCACTGGCAGAATCATTGAACCTTACGGCGGTCAGAACGTATGCAAACATTTATGACCGCAATCCATTCAACGAATTCCTGATGAAGATGGATTTTGCAAAATTGGGCCGGGTGGATAATAACTTGTCCCTTGCACTCGGAGCCACCACACAAGGTGTGACGGTCGAGGAAAACGTCAATGCTTATTCGACATTCGCCAACGGCGGAAAATTTGTGGACGCCTATATGATCGATAAGATCGTCGATCAAGACGGAAATATTGTGTTTGAACATAAATCAGAGCCAGTGGAAGTTTACAGCCCGCAGACGGCTTACCTGACGATCGACATGATGAGGGATACGCTCGACCATTCACTTGGGACTGGCCGCTATGCGAAAAGATTCCTGAACTTCTCATCGGATTGGGCAGGGAAATCGGGTACTTCCCAGGATTATAAAGACCATTGGTTTGTTGCTTCCAACCCGAGCATCACATTTGGTACCTGGTTTGGGTATGATACACCTTCAGACTTAAATACAGCAGCATCCCGTGCGCAGTATGGACATTACGGATTAAGAAACATTCGTCTATGGTCCTTCCTGCTGAATGATACAAGAGACCTTGCACCAAACCTGATCGATCCCGAAGGCTCCTTTAAAGAACCGGGCGGAATCGTACGACGTTCATTCTGTTCAATCTCCGGACTGCTTCCTTCAGAAGCATGTACGAAAGCCGGACTTGTCAAGAGTGATCTGTTCAATGCCAAATTTGTACCGACCAAAACCGATGACAGCTTGCTGATGAGCCGTTACGTGATGGTCAATGGAAAGAAATATCTGGCCCTTCCTAATACACCGGAAGAATTTTCACAGCCAGGGGTCATCCTGAATCCTGATTTTGTGAAAAATGTATTCGGTAAAGTGCCTGGGGATGCTTCAAAACTGATCCCTCAGGAAGATGAACGGTTTAAAAATGTTCTGATTGCAGAGAATAAAATTTCTGATGATGGAGCTGCACCCGGCACGGTGAAAGCTTCTGTGAACGGAAATAAGATTACATGGACTTCTTCCGGAAGCGGGGATGTCGTCGGTTACCGTGTTTATTCTAAATCCGGTAGTAAAGTAGGCAGCGTCAAATCAGGTGACAACTATTCCGTTTCAGTGGGTAACGGAGAGTATTTCGTCAAGGCCGTCGATGTGGCCGGTAAAGAATCGTCTCCGTCCAACACGGTTCAAGTCGGGAAACCGGAACCAAAGCCTGAAAAGCCAAAACCGGAGCCGAAGCCTCCGGGCGGGGATAAACCAACAGATCCCAAGCCTCCGGAGCCGGATAAACCGGAACCTCCTCCAGCTGACGGCGGCGGAGATGGCGGCGGAGATGGCGGCGGAGATGGCGGCACCACGCCTGAACCTCCTGGTGATGATGAACCAACGGATCCTAAACCGCCTGAAGAAGGAACAGAATAA
- the tyrS gene encoding tyrosine--tRNA ligase, giving the protein MELLKDLEWRGITYQQTDAEGLKNLLDKESISIYCGIDPTADSMHIGHLLPFLTLRRFQNEGHRPLVLVGGATGLIGDPSGKNEERKLQTIDAIRHNAASIKNQLESIFDFDGENGAVMVNNYDWIGAMDVVTFLRDFGKHVGVNYMLAKDTISSRLESGISFTEFTYTILQALDFNHLYDNYNCKLQIGGSDQWGNITTGLELIRRTHEEETKAFGFTIPLVTKADGTKFGKTESGAIWLDPEKTSPYEFYQFWINTADADVVKYLKYFTFLSQEEIDALADSVETEPHLRKAQKALAEEMTKMIHGEEALEQAIRITGALFSGDIKSLSASEILEGFKDVPSFEQPKGDAIGLVDLIVNAKISPSKRQAREDVGNGAIYINGERVTDLQHVIDEKDMIEGQFTIIRRGKKKYFKIQYV; this is encoded by the coding sequence ATGGAATTATTGAAGGATTTAGAATGGCGTGGAATCACGTACCAGCAAACTGACGCTGAAGGGTTAAAGAACCTTTTAGATAAAGAAAGCATTTCGATCTACTGCGGAATCGATCCGACTGCAGACAGTATGCACATCGGTCACTTACTGCCTTTCCTGACTCTCCGCCGTTTTCAAAATGAAGGACATCGTCCATTGGTTTTGGTCGGAGGGGCAACAGGCCTTATCGGTGATCCGAGCGGAAAGAATGAAGAACGTAAACTGCAGACGATCGATGCGATCAGACACAACGCAGCAAGCATCAAAAATCAGCTGGAAAGCATCTTCGACTTCGATGGTGAAAACGGAGCGGTCATGGTGAATAACTACGACTGGATCGGCGCGATGGATGTGGTGACGTTCCTGAGAGACTTCGGTAAGCATGTGGGTGTCAACTACATGCTGGCAAAAGATACGATCTCATCCCGTCTGGAATCAGGGATCTCATTCACTGAGTTCACATACACGATTCTTCAGGCGCTTGATTTCAATCACTTATACGACAACTACAACTGCAAGCTTCAAATCGGCGGAAGCGACCAGTGGGGGAATATCACGACCGGCCTTGAACTGATCCGCAGAACGCATGAAGAAGAAACAAAGGCATTCGGTTTCACGATTCCTCTTGTAACAAAAGCGGACGGAACGAAATTCGGTAAAACGGAAAGCGGCGCGATCTGGCTGGATCCAGAGAAGACGTCTCCTTACGAGTTCTACCAGTTCTGGATCAATACGGCTGATGCCGATGTCGTGAAATACCTGAAATACTTTACATTCCTGTCTCAAGAAGAGATCGATGCCCTTGCAGATTCAGTAGAGACCGAACCTCATTTACGCAAAGCACAAAAAGCACTTGCAGAGGAAATGACAAAAATGATCCATGGGGAAGAAGCATTGGAACAGGCAATCAGAATTACTGGCGCCCTGTTCAGCGGAGACATCAAATCACTATCTGCATCTGAAATCCTGGAAGGTTTCAAGGATGTTCCTTCATTCGAACAGCCAAAAGGAGATGCGATCGGGCTCGTTGATTTGATCGTGAACGCGAAAATTTCACCTTCAAAACGCCAGGCGCGTGAAGATGTAGGCAACGGTGCGATCTACATCAACGGCGAACGCGTGACAGACCTGCAGCATGTGATCGATGAGAAAGATATGATCGAAGGACAGTTCACGATCATCCGCCGCGGGAAGAAGAAGTACTTTAAGATTCAGTACGTGTAA